One Pyrofollis japonicus DNA window includes the following coding sequences:
- a CDS encoding S8 family serine peptidase, whose translation MRPRFLRTIIALLVITVMILPYASIAAEAASTSSNKPNYHVTTYIHPAFRSKAFWEKGVLTSRHFLDPVIEFAHKFAEHTHAKLLSPKQPYARALLLVPKDVKMDRIKELSKYMVVTGVYPTHLYTVVAGWVTPSSIDKIAKLGFVAAVLPDVRLDEMIASTNGGSQPLYQVDEKAAKKALEQLLERGDRSALEKLAEGKKPTIDLEKAKELAKKKPSLSPESGGLGTIHYTVNITKAIDVWYNYGDMGQNATIAIVDTGVDYASPGLGLEAIARDENGIPMILDSDGYGLVLTPVTATIVNSTTISINLSQLYFFMPPYYVFKYSMGFAYIGGYWLDYNLSTIWTVPSTVTQNADVPPRFGLVVRILYTPIGTVAFTVPAIIYDSDGDGYYDSVLLDMTTAYYYLYEAAEEAGLLEDVYLPPPPTSSPDYSFADEQPITYGNEIAAMDLNDDSIYDFSVGTLAGHVNDASGYILLQEWGILPKFMAGLEEGEGVAAALMWETWTFEALGYIWPGMDIWSGMYFDLEYDFYSHGTFCATTAAGRPAYAYTSYGDIADGWSIVTGQAPEAKIAAGSALWLGNALTAIYFFSGFDEEIPYSGDLYGLIIEPVPGTQNPWTAFAGGIWYWEYTGNHQADETSNSYGISGWAIWGWASGMDPISIVMDYTSAVSGTAHFVAAGNGGPGWGTVTVPGAASMVITVGAATEFTYRPLYYYLPGGNREVVSWSDRGPAETFMSKPDILAIGSFAFAMGRPWDALGWGYLNGFFAFDLFGGTSQATPMAAGVGALVVTMYKASHEGARMPAWLLKTVLMSSASDTGFDPFSQGAGFVDALKAVKTVLGEGTLVYNKDFMKVYQAIFNDDTATFTYYAASSYMLNWYEPKLVFVPGIGLNKEQLVIKGSGIYRVYAVKPTLVYHHSLCGAMGVSVLAPCSGGKVRLDLGSMGYFGMEILAVIDPTYYQRYDLVEISMTYPFKYFDTQGRLTSHTAGILFNGIELWAWIDLNGDGQVQRGETARIQYDLRGANSFHLQVAKLTEQLNEIKKLVSLYTGIDVSNYPVKLLLVYRAFYNEWSGTSNYTYADVAVKAYRFTRWLNVVPSMPYIHVNGKKTITVHAFIPSVKGINAGYVVIENIRTREKILIPTTLIGVYTLVSPFTNVTMSHAFYDWTESRSLYKNYYLRGAFDYTWRYESGDWRVIPLIVINPNIKYILVEVTWPASDSNYASNLDVQVYGPYTYYMEITWADPYIDSNGAKLYPVAPMKVHGLQLGAELTNDFTMFFDEPSPGHSRIIVPIDGPGIYRIVIRNIQFSGTNGIEEPFTVKISPITVKIVPQPVSLQPNSSKKINIVMYIPAKLSNPSLDVEATGEILKNIDGSLYYGNDISSYFYTKMLSVNAYTTWLNTVFLAKIYIKAQSTATPGDYMIPFAVSINGIPVTSVGDTCCGQTDYVLYWSILPLMINANVHAAD comes from the coding sequence ATGAGACCCCGTTTTCTGAGAACAATAATCGCTCTACTCGTCATAACCGTAATGATCCTACCATACGCCTCAATAGCAGCCGAGGCAGCAAGCACTTCGAGCAATAAGCCAAACTATCACGTCACGACGTATATTCATCCAGCGTTCCGGAGCAAGGCCTTCTGGGAGAAAGGAGTACTAACCAGCCGGCACTTCCTCGACCCCGTCATAGAGTTTGCTCACAAATTCGCAGAGCACACACACGCGAAGCTACTATCGCCTAAACAGCCCTATGCTAGAGCGCTCCTCCTGGTGCCAAAGGATGTTAAGATGGACAGAATAAAGGAGCTATCAAAGTACATGGTTGTGACCGGTGTCTATCCGACACACCTCTATACCGTGGTCGCTGGCTGGGTGACGCCGAGCAGCATAGACAAGATAGCCAAGTTGGGCTTCGTGGCCGCAGTACTCCCAGACGTACGCCTAGACGAGATGATAGCCTCGACCAATGGCGGCTCACAACCACTCTACCAAGTAGACGAGAAGGCAGCTAAGAAGGCGCTTGAGCAGCTCCTGGAGAGAGGCGACCGCTCAGCGCTAGAGAAGCTCGCTGAGGGCAAGAAGCCGACAATAGACCTAGAGAAGGCCAAGGAGCTTGCAAAGAAGAAGCCCTCGCTGAGCCCGGAGAGCGGGGGCTTAGGCACCATACACTACACGGTCAACATAACCAAGGCTATAGACGTCTGGTATAACTATGGTGACATGGGCCAGAACGCTACAATAGCTATAGTTGATACAGGTGTGGACTATGCTAGCCCAGGCCTAGGCCTAGAAGCAATAGCTAGGGACGAGAACGGTATACCAATGATACTCGACTCCGATGGGTACGGCCTAGTACTAACACCGGTAACCGCGACAATAGTCAACAGCACAACCATAAGCATCAATCTAAGCCAGCTCTACTTCTTCATGCCACCATACTACGTGTTCAAGTACAGCATGGGCTTTGCCTACATAGGAGGCTACTGGCTAGACTACAATCTATCAACGATCTGGACTGTGCCAAGCACAGTGACACAGAACGCTGATGTCCCACCGAGATTCGGCCTCGTAGTAAGAATCCTATATACCCCAATAGGCACTGTAGCGTTCACAGTACCAGCAATAATCTATGATAGTGACGGCGATGGCTACTACGACAGCGTGCTCCTCGACATGACGACCGCCTACTACTACCTCTACGAGGCTGCAGAGGAGGCCGGCCTACTAGAGGACGTGTACCTTCCACCACCGCCTACAAGCAGCCCCGACTACAGCTTCGCTGACGAGCAGCCAATAACCTATGGCAACGAGATAGCCGCAATGGATCTAAACGATGACAGCATCTACGACTTCAGCGTAGGAACCCTAGCAGGCCACGTCAACGACGCCTCTGGCTACATACTGCTACAAGAATGGGGCATCCTGCCCAAGTTCATGGCCGGGCTAGAGGAAGGCGAGGGCGTAGCTGCTGCACTCATGTGGGAGACGTGGACGTTTGAGGCGCTCGGCTACATCTGGCCAGGCATGGACATATGGAGCGGCATGTACTTCGACCTAGAGTACGACTTCTACAGCCACGGCACCTTCTGTGCAACAACCGCTGCTGGCAGACCAGCCTACGCCTACACCAGCTACGGCGACATAGCTGACGGCTGGAGCATTGTAACCGGGCAGGCGCCCGAGGCAAAGATTGCAGCCGGGTCAGCACTCTGGCTGGGCAACGCACTCACCGCGATATACTTCTTCAGCGGCTTCGACGAGGAGATACCATATAGCGGCGACCTCTACGGGCTCATCATAGAGCCTGTACCCGGGACACAGAACCCATGGACAGCTTTCGCCGGCGGTATCTGGTACTGGGAGTACACTGGCAACCACCAGGCCGACGAGACAAGCAACAGCTACGGTATAAGCGGCTGGGCGATCTGGGGATGGGCAAGCGGCATGGACCCAATAAGCATAGTCATGGACTATACCAGCGCTGTTAGCGGAACAGCCCACTTCGTCGCAGCAGGTAACGGCGGCCCAGGATGGGGCACCGTGACAGTACCAGGCGCGGCAAGCATGGTGATAACCGTTGGCGCGGCCACCGAGTTCACGTATAGGCCACTCTATTATTATCTGCCGGGCGGCAATAGGGAAGTAGTGTCTTGGAGCGACCGCGGCCCAGCAGAGACATTCATGTCGAAGCCCGACATACTGGCAATCGGTAGCTTCGCCTTCGCCATGGGTAGGCCATGGGACGCTCTAGGCTGGGGCTACCTTAACGGCTTCTTTGCATTCGACCTATTCGGTGGAACGAGCCAGGCAACACCAATGGCTGCGGGTGTAGGCGCGCTAGTAGTAACAATGTACAAGGCAAGCCACGAAGGCGCAAGGATGCCTGCATGGCTGCTGAAGACCGTGCTCATGAGCAGTGCCTCTGACACCGGCTTCGACCCGTTCAGCCAGGGAGCAGGCTTCGTCGATGCACTCAAGGCTGTTAAGACGGTGCTCGGTGAAGGAACGCTAGTGTACAACAAGGACTTCATGAAGGTGTACCAGGCGATCTTCAACGACGATACTGCGACGTTCACGTACTACGCTGCCTCCTCGTACATGCTAAACTGGTATGAGCCAAAGCTAGTATTCGTGCCGGGCATCGGGCTCAACAAGGAGCAATTAGTGATCAAGGGCAGTGGGATCTACCGCGTCTACGCAGTGAAGCCAACACTAGTATATCACCACAGCCTCTGCGGCGCAATGGGCGTCTCAGTTCTAGCGCCATGCAGCGGCGGCAAGGTACGCCTAGACCTCGGCTCCATGGGCTACTTCGGCATGGAGATACTGGCAGTGATTGATCCAACATACTATCAGCGCTACGACCTAGTAGAGATAAGTATGACATATCCATTCAAGTACTTTGACACGCAGGGCAGGCTTACCAGTCACACGGCTGGCATACTCTTCAACGGCATCGAGCTATGGGCATGGATAGACCTCAACGGCGACGGCCAGGTACAGCGCGGCGAGACCGCCAGGATACAGTACGACCTACGCGGAGCAAACAGCTTCCACCTACAAGTAGCAAAGCTAACTGAGCAGCTCAACGAGATAAAGAAGCTCGTCAGCCTATATACTGGCATCGATGTAAGCAATTATCCAGTAAAGCTTCTACTAGTGTACAGGGCATTCTACAATGAATGGAGCGGCACCAGTAACTACACATATGCTGATGTAGCAGTAAAGGCATATAGGTTTACACGTTGGCTTAACGTAGTGCCTTCAATGCCGTACATTCACGTAAACGGTAAAAAGACTATCACAGTACATGCATTTATTCCGTCAGTAAAAGGGATCAATGCTGGCTATGTTGTAATAGAGAATATTAGGACTCGCGAAAAAATACTGATACCAACAACGCTAATCGGCGTATATACCCTAGTAAGCCCATTTACCAATGTCACTATGAGCCACGCATTTTACGACTGGACAGAATCTAGAAGCCTCTACAAGAACTACTATCTGCGTGGAGCTTTTGACTACACATGGAGATATGAGAGCGGCGACTGGAGGGTAATACCACTGATAGTAATCAATCCAAACATTAAATACATACTCGTCGAGGTAACCTGGCCAGCAAGCGATAGCAACTATGCAAGCAACCTAGATGTGCAAGTATACGGACCATACACCTACTACATGGAGATCACATGGGCAGATCCATACATTGACAGCAACGGCGCAAAACTATACCCAGTAGCACCTATGAAAGTACACGGCCTACAGCTAGGAGCAGAGCTGACTAACGACTTCACAATGTTCTTTGACGAACCGTCGCCAGGCCACTCTAGAATAATAGTGCCCATAGACGGGCCTGGCATATACCGTATAGTCATTAGGAACATACAGTTCAGTGGCACTAATGGAATCGAGGAACCCTTCACGGTAAAGATAAGTCCAATAACCGTGAAAATAGTACCACAGCCTGTAAGCCTACAGCCAAATAGCAGCAAAAAGATCAATATAGTAATGTATATACCGGCAAAACTAAGCAACCCAAGTCTAGATGTAGAGGCTACAGGCGAAATTCTGAAGAATATTGACGGCTCACTATACTATGGTAACGACATAAGCAGCTACTTCTACACAAAGATGCTATCAGTTAACGCCTATACGACATGGCTCAACACGGTATTCCTTGCAAAGATATACATCAAGGCACAGAGTACTGCAACACCAGGCGACTACATGATACCGTTCGCGGTAAGCATTAACGGCATACCTGTAACAAGCGTTGGCGACACGTGCTGTGGACAGACAGACTACGTACTATACTGGTCAATACTACCACTAATGATTAACGCCAACGTGCATGCAGCAGACTAA
- a CDS encoding DUF6054 family protein, with translation MPLAHGVKAVIHAPFHQAVEALETIDYASGIYLRVLGTEPRTAVTVGEKYFIRAGNSLAATTIVVDRGSHVEVTVVATGSRESFLDFFDLGSSKDYARMIVKELAKRLSTDYEIVAEVSRLSREKADLLS, from the coding sequence GTGCCCCTAGCTCATGGAGTTAAAGCCGTTATCCACGCACCCTTCCACCAAGCAGTGGAAGCACTTGAGACAATAGACTACGCTTCTGGGATCTATTTGCGCGTACTGGGTACAGAGCCCCGTACGGCCGTAACGGTAGGGGAAAAGTACTTCATAAGGGCTGGCAACTCGTTAGCAGCTACAACAATAGTCGTTGACCGAGGCAGCCACGTAGAAGTAACAGTTGTGGCCACTGGTTCACGGGAGAGCTTCCTAGACTTCTTCGACCTAGGCTCGTCAAAGGACTATGCAAGGATGATAGTAAAGGAGCTTGCGAAAAGGCTCAGCACAGACTACGAGATCGTAGCCGAAGTTAGCCGCCTCTCAAGGGAGAAAGCTGATCTTCTCAGCTAG
- a CDS encoding ATP-binding protein, with product MCSFLFVGRHAELTRLLNELVPIEEIAYGTRSIPVMVGPSGIGKTSLARKLQEEIVRRKIVPLYLGVIKPPSTSKDLIDIFQKSVPNTLGRALRELIVSIIKGIFDKALGPNWDKRAPLLSTIFRKVSSSDPLDFISDVIINIASNVKEKGYRGVILIIDEAQNLIKGLNIDNLWSFIKLLAELQENPPEDSYVQTLLVTSDYMFQQKMLQNAPSLDYIDTFYLGEMTRRDASALYNKLCLRASKSQDTILDVVGGHPELIREICRRTSRYICRNVKKIEQFILVELEEIKEKDKKLYEKTISVLEAIARKGYVGISEIVGVKNVIDSLVEKNILQYACREYVGIIKWNKECTSNETIYDACGGGGFCGGLDIVAPSNRAALIGLYEAIVPENRKKYLSILNNELKSIVLGYTSICQQ from the coding sequence ATGTGCAGCTTTCTCTTTGTTGGCAGACATGCAGAGCTGACGAGGCTTCTCAACGAGCTAGTACCAATAGAGGAAATAGCTTATGGAACGAGATCTATCCCAGTAATGGTAGGCCCAAGTGGTATTGGTAAGACCAGTCTTGCAAGGAAGTTGCAAGAAGAGATAGTCCGGCGAAAGATAGTTCCATTATATCTCGGAGTAATTAAGCCTCCCTCGACAAGCAAGGATTTAATTGACATCTTTCAAAAATCTGTGCCTAATACACTAGGAAGAGCACTTAGGGAACTAATAGTGTCAATTATTAAAGGTATCTTTGATAAAGCACTTGGTCCTAACTGGGATAAAAGGGCTCCCTTACTTTCAACTATATTCAGAAAAGTTAGTAGCTCTGATCCCTTGGACTTTATATCAGACGTAATAATCAATATAGCGAGTAATGTGAAAGAGAAAGGTTATAGAGGAGTTATTTTGATCATAGACGAAGCACAAAACTTGATAAAAGGGCTTAATATTGATAATCTTTGGAGCTTTATTAAGCTTCTTGCAGAACTTCAGGAAAATCCTCCGGAAGACTCGTATGTTCAGACCTTGCTTGTTACAAGTGATTATATGTTCCAGCAGAAAATGTTGCAAAACGCGCCCAGCTTAGACTACATAGACACGTTTTATTTAGGTGAAATGACTAGGCGTGATGCTAGTGCTCTCTATAATAAGTTGTGTCTCCGAGCAAGTAAGTCTCAAGATACTATTTTAGATGTTGTAGGCGGGCATCCTGAACTAATTAGAGAGATTTGTAGACGAACGTCAAGATATATTTGTAGGAATGTTAAGAAAATTGAGCAATTTATACTAGTCGAACTAGAAGAGATAAAAGAAAAAGATAAAAAACTTTATGAAAAAACTATCTCAGTTCTTGAAGCTATCGCTAGAAAAGGATACGTTGGAATCAGCGAGATAGTGGGCGTTAAAAACGTTATCGATTCCCTTGTAGAAAAGAATATTCTTCAATATGCTTGCCGAGAATATGTCGGAATTATTAAGTGGAACAAAGAGTGTACCTCAAATGAAACAATATATGATGCTTGTGGTGGCGGTGGTTTCTGTGGTGGGCTTGATATAGTTGCTCCAAGTAATAGGGCGGCCCTGATAGGCCTTTACGAGGCTATAGTGCCCGAGAATAGAAAGAAATATTTAAGTATTCTAAATAATGAATTAAAATCAATTGTATTAGGCTATACATCGATATGTCAACAATAA
- a CDS encoding 2-oxoacid:acceptor oxidoreductase family protein encodes MTLEIIIAGRGGQGILLTGYLLGKALVKKGYYVVNSEMYSAETRGGFSRSDLIVFPSEAEMDIIKVRKADIAIFMYRDQMISYADYVKPDAQLVILDSTFIDKPAKPWPKVLMVPFTRLAEEKVGTYRVANVFMIGVFSYVTGLIDPDTMKEIIKTSVRPKWVELNLKAFDAGYEYAKENLERLEIKL; translated from the coding sequence ATGACCCTCGAGATAATCATAGCGGGGCGTGGAGGCCAAGGAATACTCCTCACAGGCTACCTGCTAGGCAAGGCGCTCGTCAAGAAGGGCTACTATGTGGTCAACAGCGAGATGTATAGCGCCGAGACGCGCGGAGGCTTCTCCCGCAGCGACCTCATAGTATTCCCCAGCGAGGCGGAAATGGACATAATAAAGGTGAGAAAAGCAGACATAGCAATATTCATGTACCGCGACCAAATGATTAGCTATGCTGACTACGTGAAGCCAGACGCCCAGCTAGTAATCCTGGACTCCACGTTCATAGACAAGCCGGCCAAGCCCTGGCCAAAGGTCTTAATGGTGCCGTTCACGAGGCTAGCAGAGGAGAAAGTCGGGACATACCGAGTCGCAAACGTGTTCATGATAGGAGTATTCAGCTACGTAACCGGCCTAATAGACCCCGATACGATGAAGGAGATAATAAAGACAAGCGTAAGGCCGAAATGGGTAGAACTAAACCTCAAAGCATTCGACGCAGGCTACGAGTACGCCAAGGAGAACCTCGAAAGGCTCGAAATAAAGCTCTAG
- a CDS encoding thiamine pyrophosphate-dependent enzyme: protein MTIQVPKTALSHRVEDLLRTERLPHVWCPGCGIGIVLQAFLRAVKDLEAKGVINRNQLVFVTGIGCTGRASGYVRLDGAHTPHGRPIAYAYGVKLGNPKLVPVVFSGDGDLAGIGGNHLLHAARRNFDLLVIMVNNLNYALTGGQLAPTTPRGVYSTTTPKGNPERPLDAARLVAALGANYVARWSIHYPVHIEESIKKALPRRGFRFIEVLSICPEIFGRHIGFRTPAELYERLRKISKVRKPKSLEDIKYDWDEEITLGVFVDKDEPGYMESLCERYNYSWCDELPEKRWARK, encoded by the coding sequence ATGACCATCCAAGTCCCCAAGACAGCTCTAAGCCATAGGGTAGAGGATCTGCTCCGCACCGAGAGGCTTCCCCACGTATGGTGCCCTGGGTGCGGCATAGGCATAGTGCTCCAAGCGTTCCTCCGAGCAGTCAAGGATCTCGAAGCAAAGGGCGTGATCAATAGGAACCAGCTCGTATTCGTGACCGGTATCGGGTGCACTGGCAGGGCCTCGGGCTATGTGCGCCTAGACGGGGCTCACACGCCCCACGGCAGGCCAATAGCCTACGCCTACGGCGTCAAGCTCGGAAACCCCAAGCTAGTGCCAGTAGTCTTCAGCGGCGACGGAGACCTAGCCGGTATCGGTGGCAACCACTTGCTGCACGCTGCTCGCAGGAACTTCGACCTACTAGTAATAATGGTGAACAACCTCAACTATGCGCTGACCGGCGGCCAGCTAGCCCCAACGACGCCGCGAGGAGTATACAGCACCACGACCCCGAAGGGTAACCCTGAGCGCCCACTGGACGCCGCGAGGCTCGTGGCAGCACTCGGAGCAAACTATGTCGCCAGGTGGAGCATACACTACCCAGTCCACATAGAGGAGTCGATAAAGAAGGCGCTCCCCAGGAGAGGCTTCAGATTCATAGAGGTATTGTCGATCTGCCCTGAGATATTCGGCCGCCACATAGGGTTCCGCACCCCCGCCGAGCTCTATGAGCGTCTACGCAAGATATCGAAGGTGAGGAAGCCGAAGAGCCTCGAGGACATCAAGTACGACTGGGACGAGGAAATAACCCTAGGCGTGTTCGTCGACAAGGACGAGCCCGGATACATGGAGTCTCTTTGCGAGCGCTACAACTACTCTTGGTGCGACGAACTACCCGAGAAGAGGTGGGCCCGGAAATGA
- a CDS encoding 2-oxoacid:acceptor oxidoreductase subunit alpha, with amino-acid sequence MARREFLTGNEAMAEAAIAAGLKVFIGYPITPASDLFEYLAEKLPEHGGIVFQGEDEIASINALVGAVYAGAKAMTATSGPGFSLMAESLGLAAMVEAPIVIVYNMRTGPSTGIATGTGQGDVMQSRWASHGHYMDVVYAPWSVQEAYNLVIKAFDTAWRLRVPTIVLGDTILAHTRELVVAYEPGEVKVADRKPPREPPGQFKPFKPDPDDLVPPMAFYGEGYAVLVESLAHDERGYYTTNPKVYEALVRRLEEKVMKNKHLVAQSDSRMAEDAETLIVAFGTLARSALALVKDLRKQGKKVGLWRPVSIWPLDEEGLVKAAEKASRVIVAEMNLGQLYREVARILAPLGKKVELVPVLSPELPGPDELLDYFEKAGVRI; translated from the coding sequence ATGGCTAGGCGAGAGTTCCTAACCGGTAACGAGGCGATGGCCGAGGCAGCTATAGCCGCCGGGCTCAAGGTCTTCATCGGCTACCCGATTACTCCTGCAAGCGACCTCTTCGAGTACCTCGCCGAGAAGCTGCCCGAGCACGGAGGCATAGTCTTCCAGGGAGAAGACGAAATAGCCTCAATAAACGCGCTCGTCGGCGCAGTCTACGCCGGAGCCAAGGCAATGACCGCTACCAGCGGCCCCGGCTTCAGCCTCATGGCTGAGAGCCTCGGCCTAGCAGCAATGGTTGAGGCGCCAATAGTCATAGTCTACAATATGAGGACTGGGCCGAGCACCGGCATCGCGACCGGGACGGGTCAGGGAGACGTAATGCAGTCAAGGTGGGCCAGCCACGGCCACTACATGGACGTGGTCTATGCTCCTTGGAGCGTCCAGGAAGCGTACAACCTGGTAATAAAGGCGTTTGACACCGCGTGGAGGCTGAGAGTACCCACAATAGTCCTCGGTGACACCATTCTCGCCCATACGAGGGAGCTAGTGGTAGCGTATGAGCCGGGAGAAGTAAAGGTCGCTGACCGCAAGCCGCCCAGAGAGCCGCCGGGCCAGTTCAAGCCATTCAAGCCCGACCCCGACGACCTCGTACCACCCATGGCGTTCTACGGCGAGGGCTACGCGGTCCTCGTTGAGAGCCTTGCGCACGACGAGAGAGGCTACTACACCACCAACCCGAAGGTCTACGAGGCCCTAGTGCGCCGCCTAGAGGAGAAAGTCATGAAGAATAAGCACCTCGTAGCCCAGTCGGATAGCCGTATGGCAGAGGACGCGGAGACACTCATAGTCGCGTTCGGGACCCTCGCGCGCTCAGCGCTGGCGCTCGTCAAGGATCTCCGCAAGCAGGGCAAGAAGGTGGGGCTCTGGAGGCCGGTATCAATATGGCCTCTCGACGAGGAGGGCCTCGTCAAGGCCGCGGAGAAGGCGTCCCGGGTAATAGTGGCTGAGATGAACCTCGGCCAGCTCTACCGCGAAGTAGCGCGCATACTGGCCCCGCTCGGCAAGAAGGTGGAACTAGTCCCAGTCCTTTCCCCCGAGCTCCCAGGCCCAGATGAGCTCCTAGACTACTTTGAGAAGGCAGGTGTAAGGATATGA
- a CDS encoding 4Fe-4S dicluster domain-containing protein produces MSSKRAFDIIILADRCKECGLCIHVCPKKILVTGDKQNKKGYRVTTVTKPSLCIGCRLCEFSCPDFVLRIEPSSDGVAKALMVWGDGQVEVITDQS; encoded by the coding sequence GTGTCTTCGAAACGCGCGTTTGATATAATTATTCTCGCCGATAGGTGCAAGGAGTGCGGCCTCTGCATACATGTTTGCCCCAAAAAGATCCTCGTGACCGGGGACAAGCAGAACAAGAAGGGCTACAGGGTCACAACCGTCACTAAGCCCTCTCTGTGCATAGGCTGCCGGCTCTGCGAGTTCAGCTGCCCCGACTTCGTTCTAAGAATAGAGCCATCCAGCGACGGCGTAGCCAAGGCCCTAATGGTTTGGGGCGATGGCCAAGTAGAAGTCATAACTGATCAGAGTTAG
- a CDS encoding alpha/beta hydrolase family protein, giving the protein MHKYAKLLDEIIGLVSIEQYGVSGVLHGDRLLVSALREGSANAYAFDGENLVKLNKKPINGVLEAKYGSRYAVFIRDVGAGRELYKLYRVDPDNPGAEEEVPGVEPARILGGAYDDERIVYTAATMAEIALFEARGGGVEKITSMPGMGFVTDLRYPLAVGVLIPIQEPKYKLFIANLEEKSLKIYESPLGSIGAVRISPSGEIVFSVTGAREAQLMRLNASSMEAEKLRLPHSDLDEYHPVSFNYIGYTPSGSLIAVARKNGRSEIFVDGKRVEAPKGMHGAAYIWKGMIVTTHTSLSTPPRIIGLGEEGVKELLRGSAPSYVYEALSGSEFVLVDSVDGEKVPTFILRSRRASEPGPTVVLVHGGPFSEDADMWHTFAAALALAGFHVVMPNYRGSTGYGEEWRMKILGDPCGKELEDIVSAAKWAKESGLASRVYIMGYSYGGYMTLCALTRKPGVFVAGVAGASVADWEQMYELSDAAFKGFIEYLFAGRKDLWRERSPISHVDNMKEPLMIIHPQNDTRTPLKPMLRFMDEAAAKGKTFEAYIAPDMGHVVNTVEDALKILWPAIYYLARMEDKLGKQRA; this is encoded by the coding sequence TTGCACAAGTATGCAAAATTACTGGATGAGATAATAGGTCTCGTAAGCATAGAGCAGTATGGCGTAAGCGGTGTTCTCCACGGTGATCGCCTCCTAGTCTCAGCGCTGCGGGAAGGCAGTGCTAACGCCTACGCGTTTGACGGCGAGAACCTCGTGAAGCTGAACAAGAAGCCTATCAACGGCGTCCTAGAGGCAAAGTATGGCTCACGGTACGCAGTATTCATAAGGGATGTTGGTGCTGGCCGCGAGCTGTACAAGCTCTACCGGGTAGATCCCGACAATCCTGGTGCCGAGGAGGAGGTTCCAGGAGTAGAGCCTGCACGCATACTGGGAGGAGCATACGACGACGAGAGGATAGTATACACGGCCGCCACTATGGCGGAGATAGCGCTCTTCGAGGCCCGCGGAGGCGGCGTAGAGAAGATAACAAGCATGCCCGGCATGGGCTTCGTGACCGACCTGAGGTACCCACTCGCAGTGGGAGTACTCATACCAATACAGGAGCCCAAGTACAAGCTCTTCATAGCTAACCTGGAGGAGAAGAGTCTCAAGATATACGAGTCGCCGCTCGGCAGCATAGGCGCTGTAAGGATAAGCCCTAGCGGGGAAATAGTGTTCAGCGTCACGGGTGCCAGGGAGGCGCAGCTAATGAGGCTCAACGCCTCCAGCATGGAGGCCGAGAAGCTCAGGCTACCGCACAGCGACCTCGACGAGTACCACCCTGTCTCCTTCAACTATATCGGCTACACGCCGAGCGGCAGCCTCATAGCCGTCGCTAGGAAGAATGGTAGGAGCGAGATATTCGTAGATGGTAAGCGCGTAGAGGCTCCTAAGGGGATGCACGGGGCAGCCTACATCTGGAAAGGGATGATTGTTACGACGCATACCAGTCTCTCAACACCCCCGAGGATCATAGGGCTCGGAGAGGAGGGTGTCAAGGAGCTTCTACGCGGCAGTGCGCCGAGCTACGTATACGAGGCGCTCAGTGGCTCCGAGTTCGTCCTCGTAGACTCCGTTGACGGGGAAAAGGTGCCAACCTTTATACTCCGGAGCCGCCGGGCAAGCGAGCCCGGTCCAACAGTGGTGCTTGTCCACGGCGGCCCGTTCTCCGAGGACGCTGATATGTGGCACACGTTTGCAGCAGCGCTGGCACTGGCTGGCTTCCACGTAGTTATGCCAAATTATCGCGGGAGTACAGGGTATGGCGAAGAGTGGAGAATGAAGATACTCGGAGACCCCTGTGGCAAGGAGCTAGAGGACATAGTGTCTGCGGCCAAGTGGGCGAAGGAGAGCGGCCTCGCTAGCCGCGTCTACATAATGGGGTATAGCTATGGCGGCTACATGACCCTCTGCGCCCTGACAAGGAAACCCGGAGTCTTTGTCGCCGGAGTCGCGGGGGCAAGTGTGGCTGACTGGGAGCAAATGTACGAGCTAAGCGACGCAGCCTTCAAGGGCTTCATAGAGTACTTGTTCGCTGGGCGCAAAGACCTCTGGAGAGAAAGGAGCCCAATAAGCCACGTGGACAACATGAAGGAGCCGCTGATGATTATTCATCCACAAAACGATACCAGGACGCCGCTAAAGCCCATGCTGCGCTTCATGGACGAGGCCGCTGCGAAGGGCAAGACGTTCGAAGCCTACATAGCGCCCGACATGGGGCACGTGGTGAACACCGTGGAGGATGCTTTGAAGATACTGTGGCCAGCAATATACTATCTCGCAAGAATGGAGGACAAGCTGGGCAAACAAAGGGCGTGA